A region from the Kribbella shirazensis genome encodes:
- a CDS encoding aminotransferase class V-fold PLP-dependent enzyme, giving the protein MTVLTPRPDLWTLDPDVLHLNHGSYGAVPRRTQELMARLRTEMDANPMVWFRTVADRLTTSRLALASYLDTDPDGFALVANASAGVTVALHTLPIPAGSRIVLTDHAYGAVRYAAERIAKDRGAEVVNVGIPLEADDETVVALIARHLGKASVLIVDQITSGTAKVFPIDALVAAAHEHGVPIVVDGAHAPALIDAPAAAGADFWTGNFHKWPAAPRATAGLVVAERWRSAAKPLIVSWSEYDERMPERFDSQGTYDYVPWIAAPESLRVLADLNWPTRRPQLTGLVEEGARILAKALGTGIAEVVHPPATMRLVELPSSVDLSGGEALKMRVSRELKAEITLTGFEGRGFVRLSAHAYNSPADYEKLSEGLPRVLA; this is encoded by the coding sequence GTGACGGTACTCACCCCCCGCCCCGACCTGTGGACCCTCGATCCCGATGTCCTGCACCTCAATCACGGTTCGTACGGCGCCGTGCCACGCCGGACGCAGGAGCTGATGGCGCGCCTGCGGACGGAGATGGACGCGAACCCGATGGTGTGGTTCCGGACCGTCGCCGACCGCCTGACCACGAGCCGCCTCGCGCTGGCGTCGTACCTGGACACCGATCCCGACGGGTTCGCGCTGGTCGCGAACGCCAGCGCCGGCGTGACCGTCGCGCTGCACACGCTGCCGATCCCCGCGGGCAGCCGGATCGTGCTGACCGACCACGCGTACGGCGCGGTGCGGTACGCCGCCGAGCGGATCGCCAAGGACCGCGGCGCCGAGGTGGTGAACGTCGGGATCCCGCTCGAGGCCGACGACGAGACCGTGGTCGCGCTGATCGCGCGGCACCTCGGCAAGGCGTCCGTCCTGATCGTCGACCAGATCACCTCGGGTACGGCGAAGGTGTTCCCGATCGACGCCCTGGTGGCGGCCGCTCACGAGCACGGCGTACCGATCGTCGTGGACGGCGCGCACGCCCCCGCGCTCATCGACGCCCCGGCCGCGGCCGGAGCCGACTTCTGGACGGGCAACTTCCACAAGTGGCCGGCGGCTCCGCGCGCGACGGCCGGGCTGGTGGTCGCGGAGCGGTGGCGGTCGGCGGCCAAGCCGCTGATCGTGTCGTGGTCGGAGTACGACGAGCGGATGCCGGAGCGCTTCGACTCGCAGGGGACGTACGACTACGTGCCGTGGATCGCCGCGCCGGAGTCGCTGCGGGTGCTGGCCGACCTGAACTGGCCGACCCGCCGCCCGCAGCTGACAGGCCTCGTCGAGGAGGGCGCGAGGATCCTCGCCAAGGCGCTCGGCACCGGAATCGCGGAGGTCGTCCACCCGCCGGCGACGATGCGGCTGGTCGAGCTGCCGTCGTCGGTCGACCTGTCCGGCGGCGAGGCCCTGAAGATGCGGGTGTCGCGCGAACTGAAGGCCGAGATCACCCTGACCGGCTTCGAGGGCCGCGGCTTCGTCCGGTTGTCGGCGCACGCGTACAACTCGCCGGCGGACTACGAGAAACTGTCGGAGGGCCTGCCTAGGGTTCTCGCGTGA
- a CDS encoding methyltransferase domain-containing protein, which yields MNDIQRSYNIAAADYHAILKDYHHADPFEIGALDYFAALVPGGPVGDLGCGTGRITTYLAGKGLDVFGVDLTPGMIEVARREYPELRFEVGSLFDLDLKDGELAGALAWYSLVHTPREDLPAVFAELFRVLRPGGHLVHGFKVGDGSRHLSHGYGHDLDLEVYMYDVADVAGLLGGAGFAEVATLTRAALPGEKDAAQAALIVRKPAL from the coding sequence GTGAACGACATCCAACGCTCTTACAACATCGCTGCCGCCGACTATCACGCGATCCTGAAGGACTACCACCACGCCGACCCGTTCGAGATCGGTGCCCTGGACTACTTCGCCGCGCTGGTCCCAGGCGGGCCGGTCGGGGATCTCGGGTGTGGGACCGGGCGGATCACGACGTACCTGGCCGGCAAGGGGCTGGATGTGTTCGGGGTCGACCTGACGCCGGGGATGATCGAGGTGGCGCGGCGCGAGTACCCGGAGCTGCGGTTCGAGGTCGGGTCGTTGTTCGACCTGGACCTGAAGGACGGTGAGCTCGCCGGGGCCCTCGCGTGGTACTCGCTCGTCCACACTCCTCGCGAGGACCTTCCGGCGGTGTTCGCGGAGCTCTTCCGGGTGCTCCGGCCCGGCGGCCACCTGGTGCACGGCTTCAAGGTCGGCGACGGCAGCCGCCACCTCAGCCACGGGTACGGTCACGACCTGGACCTCGAGGTCTACATGTACGACGTCGCGGACGTCGCCGGGCTGCTGGGCGGCGCCGGGTTCGCCGAGGTGGCGACCCTGACGCGCGCGGCGCTGCCCGGCGAGAAGGACGCCGCCCAGGCCGCCCTCATCGTCCGCAAACCGGCGCTCTGA
- a CDS encoding carbohydrate ABC transporter permease produces the protein MSTSELVNHRPGRSYLLSAVAIVSSIVVFVIPFAFIALTAVKDRQQSADLDFAWPNQFQVVQNFIDVVKARDYMLVIAFINSTILTVASVAGMVVLAAMAGFVLQRRKSRWNPFINFLVLSGLIIPPAVVPTIWVLQRLGLFRTMPGLILIEIAFGLSFCILLFRAFVSTIPRELDEAAIIDGAGPLRLFFGVIFPLLRSVIITVIVVQSVAVFNDFVNPLYFLPGDQNATVQLTLYNFQSQFSTQYNLLFMNILLITIPPLIMFLFFNRKIVAGMTSGAIKG, from the coding sequence ATGAGTACCTCCGAACTCGTCAATCACCGGCCGGGCCGGAGCTACCTGCTCAGCGCGGTCGCCATCGTGTCGTCGATCGTGGTGTTCGTGATCCCGTTCGCCTTCATCGCGCTGACCGCGGTGAAGGACCGGCAGCAGTCCGCGGACCTCGACTTCGCCTGGCCGAACCAGTTCCAGGTCGTGCAGAACTTCATCGACGTGGTCAAGGCCCGCGACTACATGCTGGTGATCGCCTTCATCAACAGCACGATCCTCACCGTGGCCAGTGTGGCCGGCATGGTGGTGCTGGCGGCGATGGCCGGGTTCGTGCTGCAGCGGCGCAAGAGCCGGTGGAATCCGTTCATCAACTTCCTGGTGCTGTCCGGGCTGATCATCCCGCCGGCCGTCGTCCCGACGATCTGGGTGCTGCAGAGACTCGGTCTGTTCCGGACCATGCCGGGGTTGATCCTGATCGAGATCGCGTTCGGTCTGTCGTTCTGCATTCTGTTGTTCCGGGCGTTCGTCTCGACCATCCCACGCGAACTCGACGAGGCCGCGATCATCGACGGCGCCGGACCGTTGCGGCTGTTCTTCGGGGTCATCTTCCCGCTGCTCAGATCCGTCATCATCACCGTCATCGTCGTGCAGTCCGTCGCGGTGTTCAACGACTTCGTGAACCCGCTGTACTTCCTGCCCGGCGACCAGAACGCGACCGTTCAGCTGACGCTGTACAACTTCCAGAGTCAGTTCAGCACGCAGTACAACCTGCTGTTCATGAACATCCTGCTGATCACGATCCCGCCGCTGATCATGTTCCTGTTCTTCAACCGCAAGATCGTCGCCGGTATGACGTCCGGGGCGATCAAGGGGTAG
- a CDS encoding carbohydrate ABC transporter permease: MTITSARPKSRSESNPAAPAAGRRFYTPYSFWFYLPTAVIYAVLFLIPTFASFYYSLTRWTLFDSNFIGFDNFVMFFQEPALVKGFTNTLVFAVVTSGSKVVLGLLLAVLLTSRIVGRSYLRSVVFFPVLVSTIGVGLTFQVLMNPERGLINGALGVIGIDGPGWLTDPSWALMSLALVDVWKGVGLATLIYIAGIVSIPREYMEAARVDGAGAWDSFWRIVLPLSRPATVTVIILSLIGGLRSFELIWAMTRGGPGFTSDVISSVIYKQYQAGFYGLSTAGNVILFLVVTLIVLPLNWFLNRKEVNL, translated from the coding sequence ATGACCATCACCTCGGCTCGTCCGAAGTCACGCAGTGAATCGAACCCGGCCGCACCCGCGGCCGGGAGGAGGTTCTACACGCCGTACTCGTTCTGGTTCTATCTGCCCACCGCGGTGATCTATGCCGTGCTGTTCCTGATCCCGACGTTCGCTTCCTTCTACTACAGCCTGACCCGGTGGACGCTGTTCGACTCGAACTTCATCGGGTTCGACAACTTCGTGATGTTCTTCCAGGAGCCCGCCCTGGTCAAAGGCTTCACCAACACGTTGGTCTTCGCGGTGGTGACGTCGGGGTCGAAGGTGGTGCTCGGGCTGCTGCTCGCCGTTCTGCTGACGTCGCGGATCGTCGGCCGCAGCTATCTCCGGTCGGTCGTGTTCTTTCCGGTGCTGGTCAGCACCATCGGTGTCGGGCTGACCTTCCAGGTGCTGATGAACCCCGAACGCGGGCTGATCAACGGCGCCCTGGGCGTGATCGGCATCGACGGACCGGGGTGGCTGACCGACCCGTCGTGGGCGTTGATGTCGCTGGCACTGGTCGACGTGTGGAAGGGCGTCGGTCTGGCGACGCTCATCTACATCGCCGGGATCGTGTCGATCCCGCGGGAGTACATGGAGGCCGCCCGGGTCGACGGGGCCGGGGCGTGGGACTCGTTCTGGCGGATCGTGCTGCCGCTGTCCCGGCCGGCCACGGTCACCGTCATCATCTTGTCCCTGATCGGCGGCCTGCGGTCGTTCGAGCTGATCTGGGCGATGACGCGGGGCGGGCCCGGCTTCACCTCGGACGTGATCTCGTCAGTGATCTACAAGCAGTACCAGGCCGGGTTCTACGGCCTCTCCACGGCCGGCAACGTGATCCTCTTCCTGGTGGTCACGCTGATCGTGCTGCCGCTGAACTGGTTCCTGAACCGCAAGGAGGTGAACCTGTGA
- a CDS encoding ABC transporter substrate-binding protein, translating to MRFRPGASGLALLAVCSLTLTACSAGSLGSSDDAGGSTAVEITYLIGNQEQDLKEAQQLTKDFTAKNPDVTVKLETRPAGSEGDNIVKTRLSTGDMTDVFAYNTGSLFQAIAPDKNLVAITDEPYIGDLDENFTRTVKSGDKIYGVPSGGFMGGAVLYSIPIYNKLGLTVPKTWAEFMANNAKIKAAGGGVAPVIQTYGETWTSQLFVLGDFHNVAVSEPDFADKYTKNQAKYATSPAAVKGFEHTQQVHDLGYQNKDFASAKLPDGLKMLATGKGAHYPILSGVVNDMVATNPNAAKDVGLFALPGDDASKNGLTVWTPGGIYIPNTTKDDKLEAAKKFLAFVASPDGCKSLAAAGVPTGPYAVKGCELPADVPQSIKDMQPYLDKEGGSSLALEFVSPVKGPSLEQITVEVGSGIRKGKDGAARYDEDVKKQAQQLGLAGW from the coding sequence ATGAGGTTCCGCCCAGGAGCCAGTGGACTAGCCCTACTGGCCGTCTGTTCTCTCACCCTCACCGCGTGCAGCGCGGGCAGTCTCGGATCCAGCGACGACGCCGGCGGCAGCACCGCGGTCGAGATCACGTACCTGATCGGCAATCAGGAGCAGGATCTCAAGGAGGCCCAGCAACTCACCAAGGACTTCACCGCCAAGAACCCCGACGTCACCGTCAAGCTGGAGACCCGGCCGGCCGGATCCGAGGGTGACAACATCGTCAAGACCCGGCTGTCGACCGGTGACATGACGGACGTGTTCGCGTACAACACCGGGTCGCTGTTCCAGGCGATCGCGCCGGACAAGAACCTGGTCGCGATCACCGACGAGCCCTACATCGGCGACCTGGACGAGAACTTCACCAGGACGGTGAAGTCCGGCGACAAGATCTACGGGGTGCCGTCCGGCGGGTTCATGGGTGGTGCGGTCCTCTACAGCATCCCGATCTACAACAAGCTCGGACTCACGGTGCCGAAGACCTGGGCCGAGTTCATGGCCAACAACGCCAAGATCAAGGCCGCCGGCGGCGGCGTCGCGCCGGTGATCCAGACCTACGGCGAGACCTGGACCTCCCAGCTGTTCGTCCTCGGCGACTTCCACAACGTGGCGGTGTCCGAGCCGGACTTCGCCGACAAGTACACCAAGAACCAGGCGAAGTACGCGACGTCACCGGCGGCGGTCAAGGGGTTCGAGCACACCCAGCAGGTGCACGACCTCGGCTACCAGAACAAGGACTTCGCCTCGGCGAAGCTGCCGGACGGTCTCAAGATGCTTGCCACCGGCAAGGGTGCGCACTACCCGATCCTGTCCGGTGTGGTCAACGACATGGTGGCCACCAACCCGAACGCCGCCAAGGACGTCGGTCTGTTCGCGCTGCCTGGTGACGACGCGAGCAAGAACGGTCTGACCGTGTGGACGCCGGGCGGTATCTACATCCCGAACACCACCAAGGACGACAAGCTGGAGGCGGCGAAGAAGTTCCTCGCGTTCGTGGCCAGCCCCGACGGCTGCAAGTCCCTGGCTGCCGCGGGCGTCCCGACCGGTCCGTACGCCGTCAAGGGTTGTGAACTCCCGGCCGACGTACCTCAGTCGATCAAGGACATGCAGCCGTACCTCGACAAGGAAGGCGGGTCCAGCCTGGCGCTGGAGTTCGTGTCGCCGGTGAAGGGCCCCTCGCTGGAGCAGATCACCGTCGAGGTCGGATCCGGGATTCGCAAGGGCAAGGACGGCGCGGCGCGGTACGACGAGGATGTGAAGAAGCAGGCGCAGCAACTCGGACTGGCGGGTTGGTGA
- a CDS encoding alpha-L-rhamnosidase: MSHIAAPTALRFEHRPAPVTGIGTATPRISWQVPAADAGYAQTAYEVEITTGTTQVFTVQSPDQVLVPWPGDPLASRETAQVRVRVRGNDDWSDWSEPASVEAGLLTPDDWSARFVSPRDNPHGSPAPLVAGAADLPDGIVKARLYATSYGINLPELNGQRVGTEELAPGWTAYQYRLRYQTYDVTELVRPGENKLEFLLGNAWYRGRIGFRDQKQLYGERLAVLAQLEVTTDDGRLHTFGSDGTWTSRESNVLADDLYDGQTTDLRRQPGESTPVDVLDADLSLLVAPDGPPVRITDVLPAVEITTSPSGKTLVDFGQNLVGRVRLKVRGHNEGDEIVLRHAEVLEDGELGVRPLRTAKATDTYILAGPDEVTLDSPLTFHGFRYAEVNGVTGLRKEDLEAVVINSDLRRTGWFESSNELLDKFHQNVVWGMRGNFVDVPTDCPQRDERLGWTGDIQVFSPSASFLFDTGGFLTNWLADLAAEQQKDGSVPFVVPDVLKNEGPATAAWGDAATIVPWVIYERTGDAGLLARQLPSMRAWVDKMADLAGSDLLWSGGFQFGDWLDPTAPPDNPFRAKADPDVVATAHLARSAEVVGKAAEIVGQTDLAREYADLAGRVRQAFATEYATDGGRVLSDAATTYALALQWALLPTGNQRQRAGERLADLVRTSGFRISTGFVGTPLMADALADSGHPDLAYRLLLQTGCPSWLYAVTMGATTVWERWDSMLPDGSINPGQMTSFNHYALGAVADWMHRRVAGLAAAEPGYRTIDVRPLLTDQLTKASARHLTPYGEASVAWTRADGQVTLTVTVPVGSSAKVAVPGQDVVEVGHGTHEWTADDPYAETPELPADATVRQLLDHLPTWSALATAATETGFVTDDADLAGRLERYLDQPAAGLVDAISRRGLTPSAEAVKAALGALLNH; encoded by the coding sequence ATGTCGCATATCGCCGCACCCACCGCCCTCCGCTTCGAGCATCGACCCGCGCCGGTGACCGGGATCGGCACCGCCACGCCACGGATCTCCTGGCAGGTCCCGGCCGCGGACGCCGGCTACGCGCAGACGGCGTACGAAGTCGAGATCACCACCGGCACGACCCAGGTCTTCACCGTCCAGTCCCCCGACCAGGTCCTGGTGCCCTGGCCGGGTGACCCGCTCGCCTCCCGGGAGACCGCGCAGGTCCGGGTCCGGGTCCGCGGTAACGACGACTGGAGCGACTGGAGCGAGCCGGCGTCCGTCGAGGCCGGGTTGCTCACGCCGGACGACTGGAGCGCCCGGTTCGTCAGCCCGCGCGACAACCCGCACGGCTCCCCCGCGCCGCTCGTCGCCGGTGCTGCCGACCTCCCCGACGGCATCGTCAAGGCCCGTCTGTACGCCACGTCGTACGGCATCAATCTCCCGGAGCTCAACGGGCAGCGCGTCGGCACCGAGGAGCTCGCGCCCGGCTGGACGGCGTACCAGTACCGGCTCCGCTACCAGACGTACGACGTGACCGAGCTCGTCCGGCCTGGTGAGAACAAGCTCGAGTTCCTCCTCGGCAACGCCTGGTACCGCGGCCGGATCGGGTTCCGGGACCAGAAGCAGCTGTACGGCGAGCGCCTGGCCGTCCTCGCGCAACTCGAGGTGACCACCGACGACGGGCGACTGCACACGTTCGGCAGCGACGGCACCTGGACGTCCCGCGAGAGCAACGTCCTCGCCGACGACCTGTACGACGGCCAGACCACCGACCTCCGCCGGCAGCCCGGCGAATCCACCCCCGTCGACGTCCTCGACGCCGACCTGAGCCTGCTCGTCGCGCCCGACGGCCCGCCCGTCCGCATCACCGACGTACTGCCCGCGGTCGAGATCACCACGTCGCCGTCCGGCAAGACCCTCGTCGACTTCGGGCAGAACCTCGTCGGCCGGGTCCGCCTCAAGGTCCGCGGCCACAACGAGGGCGACGAGATCGTCCTGCGGCACGCGGAGGTTCTGGAGGACGGCGAACTCGGCGTCCGCCCGCTCCGCACCGCGAAGGCCACCGACACGTACATCCTGGCCGGCCCGGACGAGGTCACCCTCGACTCACCGCTCACCTTCCACGGATTCCGGTACGCCGAGGTGAACGGCGTGACCGGCCTGCGCAAGGAGGACCTCGAAGCCGTCGTCATCAACAGCGACCTGCGCCGCACCGGCTGGTTCGAGTCGTCGAACGAACTGCTCGACAAGTTCCACCAGAACGTGGTGTGGGGCATGCGCGGCAACTTCGTCGACGTACCGACCGACTGCCCGCAGCGCGACGAGCGGCTGGGCTGGACCGGCGACATCCAGGTCTTCTCCCCGAGCGCGAGCTTCCTGTTCGACACCGGCGGCTTCCTGACGAACTGGCTCGCCGACCTGGCCGCCGAACAGCAGAAGGACGGCTCGGTACCGTTCGTCGTACCGGACGTGCTCAAGAACGAAGGTCCGGCGACGGCCGCATGGGGTGACGCGGCAACGATCGTCCCGTGGGTGATCTACGAGCGCACCGGCGACGCCGGGCTGCTCGCGCGGCAACTGCCGAGCATGCGCGCGTGGGTCGACAAGATGGCCGACCTGGCGGGCAGCGACCTGCTCTGGTCGGGCGGGTTCCAGTTCGGCGACTGGCTCGACCCGACCGCGCCGCCGGACAACCCGTTCCGCGCCAAGGCGGACCCCGACGTCGTCGCGACCGCGCACCTGGCGCGCTCGGCGGAGGTGGTCGGCAAGGCCGCGGAGATCGTCGGCCAGACCGACCTCGCCCGCGAGTACGCCGACCTCGCCGGCCGCGTCCGGCAGGCGTTCGCGACCGAGTACGCGACCGACGGCGGGCGGGTACTGAGCGACGCGGCAACAACCTACGCGCTCGCCCTGCAGTGGGCCCTGCTGCCGACCGGGAACCAGCGGCAGCGCGCCGGCGAGCGGCTCGCCGACCTCGTCCGTACGTCGGGATTCCGGATCAGCACCGGATTCGTCGGAACGCCGCTGATGGCCGACGCACTGGCCGATTCCGGACATCCTGACCTGGCGTACCGCCTTCTGCTACAGACAGGCTGCCCCTCTTGGCTGTACGCAGTGACGATGGGAGCCACGACGGTCTGGGAACGCTGGGACAGCATGCTGCCGGACGGCAGCATCAACCCCGGCCAGATGACGTCGTTCAACCACTACGCCCTCGGCGCCGTCGCCGACTGGATGCACCGACGGGTCGCAGGTCTCGCGGCGGCCGAGCCCGGCTACCGCACCATCGACGTCCGCCCATTGCTCACCGACCAGCTGACGAAGGCGTCCGCCAGGCACCTCACGCCGTACGGCGAGGCATCGGTCGCCTGGACCCGCGCCGACGGTCAGGTCACGCTGACGGTCACCGTCCCCGTCGGCTCCAGCGCCAAGGTCGCCGTACCCGGTCAGGACGTCGTCGAGGTCGGACACGGTACGCACGAATGGACCGCGGACGACCCGTACGCCGAGACGCCGGAGCTGCCGGCCGACGCCACGGTCCGGCAACTCCTCGACCACCTGCCGACCTGGTCCGCACTCGCGACCGCCGCCACCGAGACCGGTTTCGTCACCGACGACGCCGACCTCGCGGGCCGTCTCGAGCGCTACCTCGACCAGCCGGCCGCCGGTCTCGTCGACGCCATCAGCCGGCGCGGCCTCACCCCGAGCGCCGAGGCCGTCAAGGCCGCACTCGGCGCGCTCCTCAACCACTAA
- a CDS encoding helix-turn-helix transcriptional regulator, whose protein sequence is MADEPVRTRGTVLHFVEGTVVHAGTHLHEKAHPLHTHSFFELVLVTGGEGVHHSLAGRQRIGAGDAILLRPGVWHEYVDCEALEVYNCCFSADLVRRELAWAREDPLLGYLLWTGPFSGQRRGMLATHLDAATVHEAVGHLDGLRQLRNQPLSRHRAEVIGWLSLYLSCVARTVAGSDERREYTHPAVVEAMRMMEADPARRWTLTDLAGELHLAPGYLVRLFKSVTGLPPMAYLSRHRVELAADRLLHTDLPISRIGESVGWPDQNYFARRFKSHYGLPASLYRERFNAIRHSLPGH, encoded by the coding sequence ATGGCCGACGAGCCGGTGAGGACCCGCGGGACCGTGCTGCACTTCGTCGAGGGGACGGTGGTGCACGCGGGCACGCACCTGCACGAGAAGGCGCACCCGTTGCACACGCACAGTTTCTTCGAACTGGTGCTCGTCACTGGCGGTGAGGGCGTCCACCACAGCCTCGCCGGACGTCAACGGATCGGGGCCGGTGACGCGATCCTGCTGCGTCCGGGAGTCTGGCACGAGTACGTCGACTGCGAGGCACTCGAGGTGTACAACTGCTGCTTCTCGGCCGACCTCGTCCGCCGGGAACTCGCGTGGGCGCGCGAGGATCCCTTACTGGGTTACCTGTTGTGGACCGGACCTTTCTCCGGGCAACGCCGGGGAATGCTCGCGACCCACCTCGACGCCGCGACCGTGCACGAGGCCGTCGGTCACCTGGACGGATTGCGGCAACTGCGCAACCAGCCGCTGAGCCGGCATCGCGCCGAGGTGATCGGCTGGCTCTCGCTGTACCTGAGTTGCGTCGCGCGCACCGTGGCCGGCAGTGACGAACGGCGCGAGTACACCCACCCCGCCGTTGTCGAAGCGATGCGGATGATGGAGGCCGACCCGGCCCGGCGCTGGACGCTGACCGATCTGGCCGGCGAGCTGCATCTCGCGCCGGGGTACCTGGTCCGGCTGTTCAAGTCGGTGACCGGGCTGCCGCCGATGGCGTACCTGTCGCGGCATCGCGTCGAGCTCGCGGCCGACCGGCTGCTGCACACCGATCTCCCGATCAGCCGGATCGGGGAATCGGTCGGCTGGCCCGACCAGAACTACTTCGCCCGCCGGTTCAAATCGCACTACGGCCTTCCTGCCTCGCTCTACCGAGAACGTTTCAACGCGATCCGGCACAGTCTGCCCGGCCACTGA
- a CDS encoding TetR/AcrR family transcriptional regulator, producing the protein MTELLWGKEPARTRGPKPAITLTAIAEAAIAIADAEGLDAVSMQRIAGELPVTKMALYRHVPGKTELVAVMSDLAMGAPPERPGLPWCEALHTWAMDLYDGFARHPWLLQSTIGRRLLGPNELAWMERGLATLADSGLTGGEQLDSILVVTSHIRNIAQQSATFPGHTTGLTEEDLQQSLTEILRDEADRFPHLVAAMRTSAGSENQGLEFGLQRILDGLELLVSGRADCAGSR; encoded by the coding sequence ATGACCGAGCTGCTCTGGGGCAAGGAACCGGCGCGCACGCGCGGTCCCAAACCGGCGATCACGCTGACCGCCATCGCCGAGGCCGCGATCGCCATCGCGGACGCCGAGGGCCTCGACGCGGTCTCCATGCAACGGATCGCCGGCGAGCTCCCGGTCACCAAGATGGCCCTCTACCGCCACGTCCCCGGCAAGACCGAACTGGTCGCGGTGATGAGCGACCTCGCGATGGGTGCCCCGCCCGAGCGCCCCGGCCTTCCCTGGTGCGAGGCCCTCCACACCTGGGCCATGGACCTGTACGACGGTTTCGCCCGCCACCCGTGGCTGCTGCAGTCCACGATCGGCCGCCGTCTGCTGGGCCCCAACGAGCTGGCCTGGATGGAGCGCGGGCTCGCCACCCTCGCGGACAGCGGGCTGACCGGCGGCGAACAACTGGACTCGATCCTGGTCGTCACCAGCCACATACGGAACATCGCCCAGCAGTCCGCGACGTTCCCCGGCCACACGACCGGGCTCACCGAGGAGGACCTGCAGCAGTCACTGACCGAGATCCTGCGCGACGAGGCCGATCGATTCCCGCACCTGGTGGCCGCGATGCGTACGTCGGCGGGCAGCGAGAACCAGGGACTGGAGTTCGGCCTGCAGCGGATCCTGGACGGTCTCGAGTTGCTCGTCAGTGGCCGGGCAGACTGTGCCGGATCGCGTTGA
- a CDS encoding FAD-dependent monooxygenase — MKILVSGASVAGPSAALWLGRAGHDVTVVEIAPALRQGGYAVDFRGEVFTTVLSRMGVLEELRSLQTGGNAMRFVDEKGRKLMRMPAEFAGGELEVLRSDLSRVLYEHSCAQATYRFGDSIAALHEDSGGVDVRFESGIEETYDLVVGADGMHSVVRRLAWPQEQVVERHLDYYVGGWEVPNTMGISGDTLMYNVPGKLAGVGGDRRDPSLAQTLFMFKSPVLEYDRRDLAQQKAILREQFSGLGWHVPALLEALPAATELYFDSISRVRVDHWSTDRIVLLGDAGYGATFGALGTGTAVVGAYVLAGELAQAQGDLRTAFERYEARLRKAVSTTQDGSRAGSFLAPATRFGITARNKILDIPFFMNQMLKMAQNMSELIELPTYPISSASGQEGQLEQK; from the coding sequence ATGAAGATTCTGGTGTCGGGTGCGAGTGTCGCGGGGCCGTCGGCGGCGCTGTGGCTGGGCCGGGCGGGGCATGACGTGACGGTCGTCGAGATCGCGCCCGCGCTGCGGCAGGGCGGGTACGCCGTGGACTTCCGCGGCGAGGTGTTCACCACGGTGCTGTCGCGGATGGGCGTGCTCGAGGAGCTGCGGTCGCTGCAGACCGGAGGTAACGCGATGCGGTTCGTCGACGAGAAGGGCCGCAAGCTGATGCGGATGCCGGCCGAGTTCGCGGGCGGTGAGCTCGAGGTACTGCGGTCCGACCTGTCCCGGGTGTTGTACGAGCACAGCTGTGCGCAGGCGACGTACCGCTTCGGCGACTCGATCGCCGCGTTGCACGAGGACTCGGGTGGGGTGGACGTGCGGTTCGAGAGCGGGATTGAGGAGACGTACGACCTGGTTGTCGGCGCGGACGGGATGCATTCCGTCGTACGGCGGCTTGCCTGGCCGCAGGAGCAGGTTGTGGAGCGTCACCTGGACTACTACGTGGGCGGGTGGGAGGTACCGAACACGATGGGGATCTCCGGGGACACACTGATGTACAACGTGCCGGGGAAGCTGGCGGGTGTCGGCGGGGACCGTCGTGACCCGTCGCTGGCGCAGACGCTGTTCATGTTCAAGTCGCCGGTCCTGGAGTACGACCGTCGCGATCTGGCTCAGCAGAAGGCGATCCTGCGGGAGCAGTTCAGCGGCCTCGGCTGGCACGTGCCGGCGTTGCTGGAAGCGTTGCCAGCGGCAACGGAGCTGTACTTCGACTCGATCAGCCGGGTGCGCGTGGACCACTGGTCGACCGACCGGATCGTGCTGCTCGGCGACGCGGGGTACGGCGCCACGTTCGGGGCCCTCGGCACCGGTACTGCGGTGGTCGGCGCCTATGTACTTGCGGGCGAGCTGGCGCAGGCGCAGGGCGATCTCCGGACCGCCTTCGAGCGGTACGAGGCGCGGCTGCGGAAGGCCGTGTCGACGACCCAGGACGGCAGCCGCGCCGGCTCGTTCCTGGCGCCGGCCACCCGGTTCGGGATCACGGCGCGGAACAAGATCCTCGACATCCCTTTCTTCATGAACCAGATGCTCAAGATGGCCCAGAACATGAGCGAGCTGATCGAGCTGCCGACGTACCCGATCAGCTCGGCCTCAGGGCAGGAGGGGCAGCTTGAACAAAAGTGA